DNA from Strix aluco isolate bStrAlu1 chromosome 2, bStrAlu1.hap1, whole genome shotgun sequence:
CTCTAACATCACCTCCAGGTGCCTGGGTTTACAGAAACtgtctcagctctgctctgctgtgggaggAACTTGGAGCAAGATCCACGCACTGGGAGGAGATCCTGGATCAGTGGAGTAACTTGTTCCCCAGGGTGGGTGAAGAGTCAGTGCTCGTGCTTGAGCAAAATCCCCCCTTGAGACCATCAGTTTTTGTGTGCAGCTGTGGAAATCAAACCCAGGTATCCCGAACGGGAATACGGTTTGCTTATCTCAGTTAAACTCTGAAAATAAGGACCCTGCCACCACTCCTGGGCCACCATCCCAGGCAGGACCCGCTGTGATCGTGGTCTCGGGGAGCTCAAGGCCGGTGCTCAAGCCGCTGCCTCCAGCCTGGCTTGTTCCCTGCCGCCAGCCGGGGGGTCGTGATGGCTGCGGTAACAAACCTCCATCAAAATGACTGCACAAGCACAAACGGTTTAGGTCTTTAAAGTTAACATTTCCCTAATGCAATTCCTCCCTGCAATAAAAATGCATTCACCATATCCCTGTGCACCATATTTCTTCATTACTGTTTTACCGGTGGGGGAAGACAGGTCCCAAAGAATACAGTAATAAATATAACTTTAGGAACTGAAATCTGACCATCTTCATCCACTCTGAGGCCCTTGAGCTACAACGTTCAGCACTAAATATTCCATTTCCCCCCCCTTACCAGCAATGGCCATTAAAGCATTTTGTTCTCATCATTTCCTCTAGTCAGATGAAATCCTCCCgtggcatttattttattattgtgttGTTTTCAAAACGCTTCATCCATCAGTGCACCAAGCACTGCAGTAAAATCCATTCCCAGACTTAGAAAGACCCCCGTGAACCTTCTGCCTCTCGCAAGAACCTTTCTGAGGGCTGAGAGGGGATTTAAATCACACCGAGATGTGCTGCCGACCTGAATTAAAGCATCATTCCGACGCCGCAGGGCTGCCTGCCGTCACACAATAAGGGCGAGCAGGAGGTCTGTGCAGGGAAGACCCACGCAGAGCTGATGGGGATGGAGGTGGATGTCCTGGAGCATCTTCTCTGGTCAGGCCAAACAGCGTGTCACCCAGGGGCGTGCTCGTGCCCCGGTCCCTGAGGACCATCTCAGAGTGGTCACTCAAATCCCACCACTCCAGTGGCTGCACCTGGGGGCTCCACAACCCCAAAGCACCCCAACAGGAGGACTAAAAGATGTGCGAGTTACCGCGGGAGCTTGGAATGAccagggcagctggaggggagctgGGATGTTCAGGGGGGGCATTTTGGggacagctggggagggggggtgctgCTGAGTCGAGGCTCATCCAGCCTTACCAGCCGGAGCAGTGCTGGGCTCCAGGCTGCGCTGCTTCTAACAGGGCAAGACAAACACCCATGCCCACATCTCCTTGGTCTTCACCCCATTCCCAGTGAGGCTGATGGTCTGGGTGGCCCAAGCTGGCCAGCAGGACGTGGACAGGGTGGCAGACAGTGGTCCTGAAACGgtggatgaagaagaagaaagctgGAAGGTGGGAGAGGGTAGAGATGCAGATGTGGGACCATTCAGATGAGGGTCCCACAGGGACCAAAGAGCTTGAGACAAGAGTTCCTGAAGGCAAACCCTGCACATCTTGGAGAACCAagatcatagagtcatagaatggtttggatcggaagggaccttaaagatcacagaatcacggaatcatctaggttggaaaagaccttgaagatcacctagtccaaccattaacctaaccaGATCATCTGGTCCCAACCCCACTGCCacgagcagggacaccttccactaaaccaggttgcccaaagccccgtccaacctggccttgatgTATGACCTGACATTGAAGACATCACGCAGCACTGCAGGAAGGCAGCTGTGACACCATGGACACTGCTTGTGGCTCTGTCAGCACAAGCCACCTCTGAGGGACTCGAAGATGGGTGGCAGGGATCAGGTGTACACCAACTCTTCCAATACATGAATTAGGAGCCCTCCAAAGAAGCACGTTCAGAACAAGCATAAATTTGTGGCTCTAGATCTTCTTGCCATTGTGTGTTGCAGTTaccaaaattaaaattcaaatgaaTGGTGGAAGAAAAAAGTCCTTCCTGGGCTATGATGTATATATGAACCAGTTCTGGCCGAGGAATCCTCTAGACCACACACTGCTGGAGACTGGGAAAGTGCTTGAGGAATTACTAAGTACACTTGCCCTGTTCTTACGTTCTTCTCTTGGCACCTGTTTAGGGCCACTTTTGGGTACAGGACACAAGGCCACATAGCTCCGGTCTAACCCAGAGACCAGGGACCTGTTCCAGGGTTTCCTTCCATGCTCACAGAACTGAAGTGGGGCTGGGAACAACCTTTAGGACTCATCTGTCCATTACCCCCCACAGAGCAGGAGCTCCTTTACCCAAACCATGCctctgcagggagggggaggccagggggaggagggagacatCTCAGGAAGGGGTCTGCAGGGTGCATCCCCTgcctccaccagcagcagcaccggTGGCATGGTGCAGAGCGGTGCCACATGCCAGGGCCGACCTGTGTCGTGATTTTAAACCCAACCGGCGGCCAAACACCACGTGGCCGCTTGCTCCCTTACCCCCGGGGGATGGGGGAGGGCCAGAGGGGTGAGGGTAAGGAGGCTcatagattgagataaaaacagtttaataattgaaagaaaacaaaattaaagtaataatgataacaataataatagtgaTAATAGAAAGTACTAACAGGTAAAGCACAACgtggttgctcaccacctgctgaccagtGTCCAGCTTGTTCCCGGCCAGTGACCCCAGAGAAGAGACAAACCTGAAACCACCATCTCAAAAACCTGAGTGGAGCCTCCCGACCAACCCTCATCTATACCCTGAGCATGGTGCTGTATGATACAGAATATTTCCTTGGCCACTTTGGGTCCTCTGTGCCCCTGTGcgcaggcaggacatgggaagttgagaAGTGATTGATTTTTTAGCaacagcaacagctaaaaacatcagtgcgTTATCAACATTCTTCTATCAACTCCCATGCTGAgtgcaaaacacagcactattctagctactaagaaggaaggggaaaaaagcctaattagctctatcccagccaaaaccaggacaacccTGGTGCGGTGGGGTTAATGCATCTGCTCGAAGCTGAGAAACCAAGAGCCCTCCTGCTCCCACGGCGGCTGCTCGGGCTCTTCTATAAATCCTCCACCGCTGCAAGCCCCGAGGgtcaggagcaggctgtgcccttGCAGCGGAGTTGGTGGGGAGCGCGGGGCGGTGGCGAGTGAAGCAGGTGAGTGGGCTCTTTGCTCAGTGTGGAAGGTCGCCCCGTGCCACCGCTGAGGGCTCGGCCGGGCCCCGACCCCGACAGGGTCTGTGAGCATCTGCCAACACCCCCATCACCCTCCCGCAGGCCAGTTCCTTCCAGCTACCCCAGGTGGGTGTTGCGCCAAGGAGCTGTGCTCTGTCCCCTTTTCAGGGGGGTGGCACGGAGACGGGAGACCTCCCAGAGCCCCCAAACTCTCATGTGTCCCTGCTTGCAAAGGGGAATATGCAGCCCCGCGGCTGCCCTCACGCTAGAGCAGGGTACAGCCCCTTTTCCACTCACAGCTTCGGGAGGACACTCGCTCTCGGTGAAATCCTGAGGCACATCTGTGGAGTTTGTCATTTTCTGGAGCACCTCGGACTCCAGAAATTAAAATGAGTCATCACTTAGAAAAGCAACCAAAAGGATTCACCCTTCTTTTGGGCTCTTCCTGCCAGGCTGTGACATAGGGGAGCTTAGCAGGGACCTGGTCTCAAATTTGGGAGGGTCTTGCGTtctgccagcccagccccagctcacacTCTGCCTGCCCCCTCGCCCCAGCGCTGCAGGGGGGAGCTGCTTTTTGTGCCATAAAAGGCAGACGAGACAAGTTCTCCGTGTACACACCCGATGCAGCACCCCTGTTAGCACAAAAGCACAGCCAGAGCTCTGGAGGAAGAGACGGGGCGAACCAGAAATTTAGGGCGATTAAAAACAACCTCTGAGAGGTCCTGTACTCTCAGGGTGGAGACTGAACTGGGAATTACAGCTGCTTTAACTGATGCTGTCAGACATTTGTGTCTGAAGATAACTCTCTCCCGTAGCTcgtcctccttcccctccatgtAATGTGGGGGATGATCTTTGATACGCTTCACTTGAGGGCTGGAGAAAACTCCCCCACACTAAAGTCTGCAGCTTTGTGCAAGCCCAGGTCAAACCATGGAACTTGTCCTGGTTTTCAGGTATCCAGGGGTGCTGCATGGGGCCAGAAACCTGCGCGCTGAGACAGGGAAGGGCAAAGAGATACGCGGTAGGTTAGAAGCCTTATGAATTTGAGGGAAGAATGGCAATATTTCTGCAATTTTCTGAAGAGATAGATAgattagatatttttaaatgcaatggtTTTACAGTTTCAGAAACTTTTCTAGGCTTACAGGTGGATATTCCAGAGAAGGTGACATAAACCTCCACCACAGATCTCACTTGGCTGTCAAAACCAGTCATTTCCAGAGCAGTTTCTTAAAAACCCTCCTACGCACTCTTCCATCCCCCCCGTCTTCCTCCCCATGGCTTTCCGTGGGATGTCCTTACAGGAGAGGGTGGGGGTGAGACCTCTCTAGAAGATGTTAGAAAGCCGATGTGGACCACACAAAGCCGACTCGGGGCTGTGGACCCTCGGTGACCCCCACTGATACATGCTGAGGGTGCTTCGGCTTCACTCCCTACAGCCCCTGGACAAGCACCCAAGGGTGCAGGGGAAGGTCTGTGGCAGAGGGTCCTTCAGGGATAGATGTGAGGACCAGAGTTAGGCGGGCAGAGATGTCCCGGGGAGAGGACTCTAGAGATTACAGTCCTTGAGGCCTGTCCCCATCCTTCCTGGCAGAATGagtttacagaaagaaaactttcCAAAAAAGCAGTTCCATCTCCCCTCCCTGTATTTCTGGTGGGAGGATGTCCAGAGACACCCTGCTTTTATACGATGTCCTCGCAATTTCCAGCTTACATTTATCCGTGTACAGTTTACACACGTTGATTTGTGAGTAATCACAGTCCTGCAGCTTAAGTAGACCGtttttgctctgtgtgtttgcAGATGGCCTGTGTTTTGTTGGTCTAAAAAGGCCAACTGGTCTCCATCCCCAAGAAAGTTGCTGTATTTCCCCAGGCAGACCAGTGTCTGAGCCGTTACCAGCTCCTCTTCTTTCACCGGAGACTCCCAGCAAAAGCAGAACATTCAAGAGCAGAGCTCATCGCAGCCCCCTCTAATTGCAATGTCACTTCTCTCTCTCACTTTTACATTTACATGAGCtctcatggatttttttttttttttaaaatttattcattCCCCTGCTATACCACACAGCCAGAAGTAGGACCTGCCTGCACTGTCACGCCACGCAAACACGCGGTTTCTGGGTCAGGGTGCAGCAGGGGCAGGTGAGCATGCTCAGACTGTTTCCATACAGCTCCTGGCGAGCGGGGCTGTAGCACGGCTCTGCCGGTCTCACTGACCCGGGGTTCACACTGGAGGGCCCCCGCTCTACCCCTATTTCTCACAGCCTGCCTGTGGTTTGTGACCCTGCTGGCTTTCGTTCCAGGGCAGCTCTTCAGGGATGAGATGGAGCATCCTTGTTTCACCCCAGTTGGGAccaacagcagccagagcaggACTCTGTCATTCTCTCTGGGTGGTTTTCCAGTGTGGGAAACCGCTCGGATGTGGTCTGCCATTCCTCTCTGCTCTGTGTACCTCCTGGCACTGCTGGGGAACTTGACCGTCCTTTCCGTCATCAAGGCAGAGCGGAGCCTCCATGCCCCCATGTATCTGCTCCTTGCTGCGCTGGCAGTGGCCGACCTGGGCTTGTCCACGTCCACCTTCCCAACCATGCTGAGGTTGCTGTGGCTGGGGGCCAGGGAGATCAGCTTTGGCGCCTGCCTTGCCCAGATGTTCTTCATTCACGCCTTTGCGGATGTCGAATCCGCTGTCATTCTGGCCATGGCATTCGACTGCTACGTGGCCATCTGCCACCCCCTGCGATATCCCTCCATCCTCACCAGCTCAGTGACCGCCAAGATATGCGTGGCCATCGTCGTGAGGAGCACCCTGGTCCAGTTCCCACTCCCAGTCCTGCTGACCCGGCTGTGCTTCACCAAGGTCAGCGAACTCTCCCATCCCTACTGCCTGCACCCAGACATCATCAAGCACGCAGGCTCGGACACAAGGATTAGCAGCACCTACGGCCTTTTTGTGCTACTCTCCACACTAGTTTTGGACTTGATCTTTGTCCTCCTGTCCTATTTCCTCATCCTGAAGACCATCCTGAACACTGTAACTTGGAGGGAGCGTCTCAAAGCCCTCAACACCTGCATCTCACATATCTGTGCTGTCCTAGTCTTCTTTATCCCCATGATCTGCCTGTCCATGATGCATCAGTTTGGCAAACACATGTCCCCCCAGGCCTACACTTTCACAGCCAACCTCCATTTCCTCGCCCCACCCATCCTGAATCCTATCGTTTACAGTGTGAAAACCAAAACCATCTGCAGACGGATACTGAGGATgctctgccagggagggggccGCAAGTCCGGGGTTGCCATTTGCCAGTAAAGCCAACGTGGTGGCCACTGCCAACTGTCTTATGCAGGTTCAAACCCCAGGAAGACCAGCCAGGAGAGAGGAACATGCCAAACACTTCTGCTGGTGTAAGGATACGTGACAAGTAAGAatataaggaaaggaaaaggtatATGAGAGGTAAAGGATACATAGCTACCTGCAATGTAGGAGCCACGGTGTGTAAGGATTTCTGGTAAAGGGCTCTTCAACATATAAACAGAGgccaaagacaggaaaaataaaccacACCTACATacacaaaccccaaaccccagggGATAACAGAGGCAATAACTCAGACCACAACCTTCAGGTCAGTGGCTGAGGGGCAGCTGGAGGAGCCGGGAGGAAAGAGGTTCAAGCAGAACTGctgaaagggggaaagaaaattcaCAGGGGTCCCCTGGGAAAGAGCAGACAGTGCTGGATATTCGATAGGGGTTGTGTAAAACTTTATGTGGGATGATTAAAGGGGCTTGTGGACATGTGCAAAATGTATTATGGGGTGTTTAGAGAAGGCCCAAAGGCAAGGGAAAGGAGGGGTCCAGGTGTGTCAGGAAGGAACCAGCATGGGAAAATGGAGGGGAACTGGTAAAGGGGCCAACTGAGTCAATGCACTCGCCTGGCCACGCACCTGATCACCGCAGCCTGTCCTGTCTGCTCATTAAACTCACTTCTGGCTCCTTTCTGAGTGGCCTCACTGTCTGCATACGGGGGTACATGGGTGAGATCTGGTGACAAACATTGAGCTGGACTAACTGATGGGTGGGAGGAGACTAGAACCTGGAAAGACCCAAGGCTGGAGCTGGAGCGTGGACAAACAGGGCCCAGGGGCTGGGCATGGATCTGGACAGGCTTCTGGTCTGCTCCAGGGTTTGAGGGACCCACAGACACAAGAGTGACTGTGAACCAAGCAGGTGAGGGTCGTGTCCTGTCCTGACCAGCCATCGGGGAGGAGCGGTGCTGGCTTGTGCTGGCCATGTCTACGTGAGCATTGCTGGTGTTGCTGTGGGTGCCAGGACAGGCACTGCCCTCTGTGACCGTCCTTTCGGCCACCTGGGACTGCGTGTGGCCCCAGGGAGGCCCAGCTGGCCACTGGCCGTTGGGCCTTGGCCCATTGTACGTGAGGGGGAGGATGAGTGTGGTCAGGAGCAGAGGGAGCCGGGGCCAGCAGGGTTCACCCTCCTCAGACACAGCTGGGCTGGTGTCCCAAACAGGGGGGTGCTAACAGAAGCAGCCCCCAAGGTCTGCAAGGGGAACCCTTTATACAAACCAATGACTTTTGGCCCCTCAGACATTAACCAAAAGTATTGTCTTCTCTTTAAAACACAAGTGCTTCCCTCCCTAGGCTTGTCTTTGTTTCACCTGGAGCATTTTGCCTGGGTTAGGCTACACCACCAGATTTGAAATAACTGTCATTCCTGAATTAGCATGCACTAATTAGCATGCTGGAGTTTCCATCGGGCACTGCAGCACAACGCCTCCTCAGACCAGCTCGTTTAGTCTTAGAAGGCTGATTTCTTTCCCCTTGAGCTGATGGGGCAGTGCTGTTCTCTTCCAGCTGCCCCAGAGGGGCAGCCCCTGTATAAACTGGCTGCCCTTGGAAGGATGTTTTAAACCAGTTTAAACATTTAAGAACTGTTTTTGTATTTCCTGACGGTGTCTATTAGGGACTGTGCACCCAGCACCCTAACAGGGAAGATCAGCATGTCTTTGGAGCACCGTTACTGGGAACTAGAAGTATTTTCAAAAGTGGTCCAGTGGATCCCCCCAGGCTTTCCAGGCTCAGACCCCTTGGCACCATCTATATGTCCCATGAAGACACTTACATGCATTCTCCCGTGTAAAATGAAATTACAAGCCCCAGCTAAACACCCTGGAGACCAGTAATTCTGCTTCTTCCAGTATCGAGGTTTTGGACCGTTctcaatctgcatgaggatagggaggctctacagagagacctggatagattggatcagtggccAATGTTAAggggatgggcttcaacaagaccaagtgccaggtcctgcacttgggccacaacaaccccctgcatggctacaggcttggggaggggtggctggagctgtctggaagagaaggatctgggggttctcactgacaagcagctggataggagccagcagtgtgcccaggtggccaagaaagccaacggcatcctggcttggatgagaaatagtgtgaccagcagaagcagggaggtgacagtccccctgtgctctgcactggtgaggccacacctggagggttgtgtccagttttgggcacctcaatccgagagagatctcgaggggctggagcgagggcagaggagggcaacgagctggggaagggcctggagaataaatcctgtgaggagagattgaaggagctgggactgttcagtgtgaggaggagaaggctgaggggagacctcatcactctctacagctccctgaaaggacgttgtagagaggttggtgctggtctcttctcccagggaattagtgacagaacaagagggaacggctttaaactgcaacaggggagggtcagactgggcatgaggaaaaaatgtttcccagcaagagtggtcagagagtggaataggctgcccagggagggggtggagtccccatccctgggtgtgtttaagggccgtttggatgagctgtggggggatgtggggtaggggagaactttgtagagtcgggctgagggttggactcgatgatcccgaggggcttttccaacctgaaggattctgggattcagTCAGACAACCTCTGCCTGAGCTGCTTGGCAGAGCCCAGCCCACAGGTGAGAGCCGCTGTCCGCAGCCCcagagccctccccagccccccctcccctggggcagagctctgcagcacgTTGTGGACGGCGAAGGCTTCCACAAGctcaaaaagcagcaagaaaaattcGCAGAAGAGCAATCCCTTGGTACCAAAGCCGGGGCAGCGCGGCTCGTTGCTTCCCTCTGCTGGGGGTGGGATGCGGGATCCGGGACGATGCTGCCGCTCCTGCCGCCCCCCCCAGACCCGACGGTCACAgcccacggggggggggggggtgggggggtggagggggggggagcTCCTCATGCAAACAAGGAGGGGGGGCACATCGCCACTTTGGAGGCCACAAATCCACAAACCCGTGGGGTCACACAGGTTGCCCCCAGACCAGACGCACCCCACAGGTTCTGTGTTCCATGTCAGGACCTTCACGGAAAGGTtgcatctccttttcttctttcttttctcattttccttctttttctgaagcACGGAGTGTCCAGAAGTCAAGTCCCCAGGAGAGGGTCCTCACTTGAGCAGCTTACTGAAGGCATTTTGCAGAGGAAACCCCCTTAAGCCTCTGTCAGAGAAAGGATGCACGTGCACAGAGACCTCCCCCCCCTCCAAATACAGCTGCTGCATTCATTTGATTTTGAGACATTTAGGTTGAAAGCCCAAAAGCTGAGGAGATCAGCACCCCTGTCTGCTTTTCCAACCTGAGCTGTAGCTTCCCACCAGCgcgggagaggagaagagagaggaaccCCTGAAAGCTGCTGGACAATGACAAAATGCCCCAGGTTGGGGGAGAGAAATGAGGTGGGATCAGTCCCCCACCCTGAGACCCTGTGAGCGCGATGTGCCACTGGCTCCCACAGCGAAGGATGCCCAGATGGGGTGTGGGGCATAGGGAATCGCAGCTTTACCATCATAAAATGGATTTTCAGGCATTAGAAAGCATTAGTCTGCCTATGCCACAGATATGGCAAGGGGGTCACCGAGGCTTAAGGACCTTATTTAGTTAAAACCACGAATTCTTACACTAGAGTCAAGCTGAGCCAGGGGTTATGTGCTACAATACCTGTTCTGGGCTGAGCAGCCATAAGGCATGGACATGGCAAAGCTGGGGACAGAGACTTTTTGCGAATATCCCAATTTGGGGGCTTGAAAATCTAATCTTGAAATGTTGATTCCCAAGATATCGGGTCACAATTTtcctgagaaagaaaaggaaaaagaaagaaagggaaaagaaaatatctggctgaaaaataaaatatctggcTGAAGTCAATCTGCCCGGTTTTATTTCAGCAACTACATCTAGATTTAGTGCTTCATTCAAGGTACCCAAGTTTGagtttcttcattctttcattAATTTCCACTCCCCCACAACCTTTCTGCTCACTCACTCGTTGACCACTCCGTTTGCTAatattggattttctttttatgcCCCCAAAGAGAGCCCTCGCAGTGTCCAGGCCGATGCTGAGCACACAGAGAGTGAGAGCTGCTGCAGCGAGCAGACACGTGGCCTCTATTAATCACCCTGGCGCCTGGTGCCACGGCGTTTGGACACCCGCAGAGGCCGGCAGAGCCCGGCTGGAGGCTGCAATCGCCGCAGACCCTGTGTCCTCCCCGTAGGGTTGGTGGGAGGGGGTCAGCATCGCTCACCCGAGTGTCTTCGGCCACCCCGCCTCATCCTCATCCCACTGGGAAGGAGGGGGTATGGCACCCCCATGGCTTTGTGCGCTCTGTCCCATGCCGTGATCCCAAAAGGGAAGGCAACCTCCCACTGGGCAGCTCACGTTAAAGGAGTTCCACTCCAAACCCCGATAATTTTGTACATTTTCCATCCCGTTTGTCcgagcagcacagagcagagctctgcCACTCCCAGCAA
Protein-coding regions in this window:
- the LOC141919975 gene encoding olfactory receptor 51L1-like, which encodes MEHPCFTPVGTNSSQSRTLSFSLGGFPVWETARMWSAIPLCSVYLLALLGNLTVLSVIKAERSLHAPMYLLLAALAVADLGLSTSTFPTMLRLLWLGAREISFGACLAQMFFIHAFADVESAVILAMAFDCYVAICHPLRYPSILTSSVTAKICVAIVVRSTLVQFPLPVLLTRLCFTKVSELSHPYCLHPDIIKHAGSDTRISSTYGLFVLLSTLVLDLIFVLLSYFLILKTILNTVTWRERLKALNTCISHICAVLVFFIPMICLSMMHQFGKHMSPQAYTFTANLHFLAPPILNPIVYSVKTKTICRRILRMLCQGGGRKSGVAICQ